From a region of the Sinorhizobium chiapasense genome:
- the repC gene encoding plasmid replication protein RepC encodes MPPKRSIGRRQTPKRAEFRRLALSAEIGTVTRGQLAVLAQNLPCTGMVNATEAYLLTTLINTAPADAFEKGGRPIIFKSNQQLAFEINRSAGRVSRLLSNLFDAGLITMQDSGNYKRYPTRNVEGTVVDGCGIDMRILIARYRELDELIRQARVEKAAANAALRRYRGALRNLRRALAFANCIPQRTRARLEVRVEKVITLVGIATRAPSVLLRRATALFEWFVERAMQLPRRLEVAFAPQDSACRCAGSDTHKQTTSPNSHEESNVDRPSVTVEPLTSVGAGSASEWASEASLGRRRSRTKQPHHSRQEMVALQDLLRAIPALSTYGFAPPRSWADLARIAPQMCRIAGISDDARRRAVDQMGEQQAAVAIAITLQKLDRQEISSPDGYLRAMTGRAVAGELHLSRSIFGLAARYTVERLE; translated from the coding sequence GACACGCGGACAGCTCGCCGTGCTTGCGCAAAATCTGCCCTGCACGGGGATGGTCAATGCGACCGAGGCGTACCTATTGACCACACTGATCAACACGGCTCCTGCGGACGCTTTCGAAAAGGGCGGCCGGCCAATCATCTTCAAGTCGAACCAGCAGCTCGCTTTCGAAATCAATCGTTCGGCCGGACGCGTCAGCCGGCTGCTGTCGAACCTCTTCGACGCCGGTCTGATCACCATGCAGGACAGCGGCAACTACAAGCGCTATCCCACCCGAAACGTCGAAGGCACGGTTGTAGACGGTTGCGGGATCGACATGCGAATACTCATCGCTCGTTACCGCGAGCTTGATGAACTCATAAGGCAAGCCAGAGTCGAAAAGGCCGCCGCAAATGCCGCGCTGCGGCGGTATCGCGGGGCGTTGCGTAATCTCCGTCGTGCGCTCGCGTTTGCTAACTGCATTCCGCAGCGCACGCGGGCCCGGCTTGAGGTGCGTGTTGAAAAAGTCATCACTTTGGTCGGCATTGCGACGAGGGCACCGAGCGTGCTTTTGCGTCGCGCGACCGCGCTTTTTGAATGGTTTGTGGAGCGGGCTATGCAGCTCCCACGACGGCTTGAAGTTGCGTTCGCGCCACAGGATTCGGCATGCAGGTGTGCCGGAAGCGACACGCACAAACAGACTACAAGCCCTAATTCACATGAAGAGAGTAATGTTGACCGGCCTTCGGTTACCGTCGAACCATTGACATCAGTTGGCGCTGGCTCCGCCAGCGAATGGGCTTCTGAAGCAAGCCTGGGGCGACGCAGGAGCCGAACCAAACAACCACATCATTCGCGGCAGGAAATGGTCGCACTGCAGGACCTACTGCGAGCCATACCAGCACTAAGCACTTACGGTTTCGCGCCGCCCCGCAGTTGGGCCGATCTGGCCCGAATCGCGCCGCAAATGTGTCGAATTGCCGGTATTTCGGACGATGCGCGGCGCCGCGCCGTCGATCAAATGGGCGAGCAGCAGGCCGCCGTTGCCATCGCCATTACCCTGCAGAAGCTCGATCGGCAGGAAATCTCTTCGCCAGACGGTTATTTGCGGGCAATGACTGGACGTGCGGTCGCCGGCGAACTTCACCTTTCCCGTTCGATCTTTGGGCTCGCGGCGCGCTACACGGTAGAACGGCTGGAGTAA
- a CDS encoding DUF3991 and toprim domain-containing protein — protein sequence MKRREIEALRSQVSCAIVLEQANFAIDIKESTRRAVKFRRGGEIIIVTHEGRGWFDPLSDAKGDVFGLVEHLDHVGFLEGAEKVANLVGLEITEPEWRDPTYNGGHELTLHARWHARRRPWPGSSTWRYLQDERCLPAALLRVAIKCNLLREGPYGSMWAAHRNHTGVVTGWEARGPQYRGFASGGTKVLFRLGSGTAFRLAVTEAAIDALSLAAIEGLREGTLYLSTGGGWSPTAKGALRELACQTGVQLVAATDANSQGDMFAERLRSLANDAGCDWMRLRPPEEDWNETLKVRQKEIDKRRKEEEASRMRAARVKEGFARLKPALDPAGRDVGGSKGS from the coding sequence ATGAAAAGAAGAGAAATAGAGGCGTTGCGCAGCCAAGTGAGCTGCGCGATCGTGCTCGAACAGGCGAACTTCGCAATTGATATCAAGGAAAGCACCCGGCGCGCGGTCAAGTTTCGCCGCGGCGGTGAGATTATCATCGTCACGCATGAAGGACGCGGATGGTTCGATCCGCTCAGCGACGCGAAAGGCGATGTGTTCGGGCTTGTCGAGCATCTTGACCATGTCGGCTTTCTCGAAGGCGCCGAAAAGGTTGCAAATCTCGTCGGTCTTGAGATCACTGAGCCAGAGTGGCGGGATCCAACGTATAATGGAGGGCACGAGCTCACCCTTCATGCTCGTTGGCATGCACGCCGCCGCCCGTGGCCCGGCTCGTCGACTTGGCGTTACCTCCAAGACGAGCGCTGTCTTCCGGCGGCTTTGCTCCGAGTGGCAATAAAATGCAACCTGCTTCGCGAAGGCCCTTATGGCAGCATGTGGGCAGCGCACAGGAACCATACCGGCGTTGTGACCGGATGGGAGGCGCGAGGTCCGCAATACCGGGGCTTCGCCTCCGGAGGAACGAAGGTTCTCTTCCGCCTTGGATCTGGAACCGCATTTCGCCTGGCCGTCACGGAAGCCGCGATCGACGCTTTGAGTCTTGCGGCGATCGAAGGGTTGCGTGAGGGCACGCTCTATCTCAGCACCGGCGGCGGATGGTCTCCGACCGCGAAGGGGGCGTTGCGGGAATTGGCCTGCCAGACTGGCGTCCAGCTGGTCGCAGCAACAGACGCCAATTCACAAGGTGACATGTTTGCCGAGCGACTGCGGTCACTTGCCAACGACGCCGGCTGCGATTGGATGCGGCTTCGCCCGCCCGAGGAGGATTGGAACGAGACCCTGAAGGTCAGGCAGAAGGAAATAGACAAAAGACGGAAAGAGGAAGAGGCGTCCCGCATGCGCGCCGCCCGCGTCAAGGAAGGCTTCGCCCGGCTTAAGCCGGCCCTTGACCCGGCCGGTCGCGATGTCGGCGGCTCGAAAGGGTCATGA
- a CDS encoding DUF1419 domain-containing protein has protein sequence MTSSPAIRKVFQGVASRQQMFRMFDRHAQRPNRWEGDATPLYAGEWFEIAEAEHDYMFEVLPPLWIRGSMFAMCELLTGSVASVFFALRIDEALRYFHGYCDLSDKAFVEAMRVAIVERESRPVRAMTRKERLEHIWSSTADDYRGYAGERWAEASRGKRTVMLYGGKEGTFLTLLEDLTDDEIAAKLPVHLRYLPSPIAA, from the coding sequence ATGACCTCTTCTCCCGCAATCCGTAAGGTGTTTCAGGGCGTCGCAAGCCGCCAGCAGATGTTCCGCATGTTCGATCGCCACGCGCAGCGACCCAACCGTTGGGAAGGTGACGCAACCCCGCTCTACGCCGGCGAATGGTTCGAAATCGCCGAGGCCGAACACGACTACATGTTCGAAGTCCTTCCGCCGCTCTGGATCCGCGGCTCGATGTTCGCTATGTGCGAGCTGCTGACTGGATCGGTGGCGAGCGTGTTCTTCGCCCTTCGGATCGACGAGGCGCTCCGATATTTTCACGGCTATTGCGACCTTTCAGATAAGGCATTCGTTGAGGCGATGCGCGTTGCGATTGTCGAGCGCGAGAGCCGTCCGGTGCGCGCCATGACGCGGAAGGAGCGCCTCGAGCATATCTGGAGCAGCACGGCGGATGACTATCGCGGCTATGCCGGTGAGCGCTGGGCGGAGGCCTCTCGCGGCAAACGCACCGTGATGCTCTATGGCGGGAAAGAGGGGACCTTTCTGACGCTGTTGGAAGACCTGACCGACGACGAGATCGCCGCCAAGCTGCCGGTGCATCTGCGCTATCTCCCCTCGCCGATCGCGGCATGA
- a CDS encoding DUF3085 domain-containing protein produces the protein MLTFPIASVREVIARGRADAEANGGFRNPYYGLLPGKDEQPGLWLVGDHGVYILSNGKLADGAKALVVFAEECNPTSNDDWLDAKRRTFGGDDGVDFIDAERLEAMIAASPNATHLRVVFLADTMQISVVERT, from the coding sequence ATGCTCACGTTCCCGATCGCATCCGTGCGCGAGGTAATCGCCCGCGGCCGCGCCGATGCCGAAGCCAATGGCGGCTTTCGCAATCCCTATTACGGACTCCTGCCCGGCAAGGATGAACAGCCGGGCCTCTGGCTGGTCGGAGATCATGGGGTTTACATTTTGTCGAACGGTAAGCTTGCCGACGGCGCGAAAGCCCTCGTCGTCTTTGCCGAAGAGTGCAATCCGACCAGTAACGACGACTGGCTTGACGCCAAGCGTCGGACATTCGGCGGCGACGATGGTGTCGACTTTATCGATGCCGAGCGGCTGGAGGCGATGATTGCGGCGAGCCCCAATGCCACGCATCTTCGCGTCGTTTTCTTGGCCGACACCATGCAGATTTCGGTAGTCGAGCGCACCTAG